In Paenibacillus guangzhouensis, a single window of DNA contains:
- a CDS encoding helix-turn-helix domain-containing protein → MILLKRNVEAELDELKLQLTELHAMVKQLISSNPAPSVHASHPRPAAITSQTNTVQDPVHQGGVYFSGHFQGSLSRYQWEPQERRASQLLDLDGDKVAKILSALGHRQRLDILRAVIHEPLTGAEIVERLNMGTTGQLYHHIKALVGANLLIQEDRGGKYTLPDHRALPLLLLLASAGELLDTSDYMELAHVREDASGYLGSSPEAYDPLALLRSVIENSIIEHQAGYCSEISIIWHEDGSVTVADNGRGIPVGAIGGASKSNVQAVLTELHHSTSVSIPGSCSDKGINIPVVNALSERLSVEVRREGKIYRQDYKHGIPLSNVNIVGLTRDTGTSITFLPDPDIFRVSFDRHRLTSLMDAIQASNAGLTVHVLEDEYQ, encoded by the coding sequence GTGATCCTGTTGAAACGAAATGTTGAAGCGGAATTAGATGAATTGAAACTGCAACTAACGGAACTTCACGCTATGGTCAAACAACTGATCTCATCAAACCCTGCTCCTTCAGTCCATGCTTCGCACCCCCGCCCTGCAGCCATCACATCCCAAACCAATACAGTGCAAGACCCTGTTCACCAAGGCGGCGTGTATTTCTCCGGACATTTTCAAGGCAGTCTTTCCCGTTATCAGTGGGAGCCACAAGAACGCCGAGCCAGCCAACTGCTGGATTTAGATGGCGACAAGGTTGCTAAGATTCTATCCGCGCTTGGCCATCGTCAACGGCTGGATATTCTGCGCGCGGTCATACATGAGCCGCTTACGGGTGCCGAGATCGTCGAGCGCTTGAATATGGGGACAACGGGGCAGCTCTATCATCATATTAAAGCTCTTGTCGGTGCAAATCTCCTGATTCAAGAGGATCGCGGCGGCAAATATACGCTGCCGGATCACCGAGCTCTTCCCCTGCTCCTCTTGCTCGCCTCCGCAGGGGAACTGCTAGATACGAGCGACTATATGGAGCTAGCCCACGTGCGTGAAGATGCAAGCGGCTATCTTGGCAGCTCACCGGAAGCTTATGATCCGCTTGCGCTATTGCGATCCGTGATCGAGAACAGCATCATCGAACACCAAGCCGGTTATTGTTCTGAGATCAGCATCATCTGGCACGAGGACGGTAGTGTGACGGTTGCAGACAACGGCAGAGGCATCCCGGTAGGAGCAATCGGCGGCGCATCGAAATCGAATGTTCAAGCCGTCCTAACAGAGCTTCATCACAGCACAAGCGTATCCATTCCAGGATCGTGTTCGGACAAAGGAATCAATATCCCTGTCGTCAATGCCCTATCGGAGAGATTATCCGTAGAGGTACGCCGAGAAGGCAAAATCTATCGTCAAGACTATAAGCACGGCATCCCGCTATCCAACGTGAATATCGTGGGACTCACTCGCGACACAGGCACGAGCATCACCTTCCTACCTGATCCCGACATCTTCCGCGTATCCTTCGATCGCCATCGACTGACTTCGCTCATGGATGCCATCCAGGCTAGCAACGCCGGTCTAACCGTGCACGTGCTGGAAGACGAATATCAATAA
- a CDS encoding class I SAM-dependent methyltransferase: MNSKERFSNRVDTYVLYRPSYPQEVMDYLYGVIGLKQESVVADVGAGTGIFSKLLLERGSQVIAVEPNKEMREAALKDLEGAPNYRAVPGSAEETGLMDHSVDFIVCAQAFHWFDRTAARKEFERILKPGGKIVLIWNNRLTEGTPFREEYDRFLHTFGTDYKTVTQKNITPDALGAFFEAGDMQIGTFPNHQRFDLEGLAGRVLSSSYIPVPGDPSYEAMMDALRALFERNAENGKVSFDYETEVFWGS, from the coding sequence ATGAATAGCAAGGAACGGTTCTCGAACCGGGTCGATACGTATGTGTTGTACCGTCCGAGTTATCCGCAAGAAGTCATGGATTATTTGTACGGCGTGATTGGGCTGAAGCAAGAAAGTGTCGTCGCGGATGTAGGAGCAGGGACAGGGATATTTTCCAAGCTGCTCTTGGAGCGGGGCAGTCAGGTGATTGCTGTCGAGCCGAATAAGGAGATGCGTGAAGCAGCCTTGAAGGATCTGGAGGGAGCACCGAATTATCGCGCAGTGCCTGGATCTGCTGAAGAGACAGGACTCATGGATCATTCCGTCGATTTTATCGTCTGTGCTCAGGCGTTCCACTGGTTCGATCGGACAGCGGCACGGAAGGAGTTCGAACGCATTCTGAAGCCAGGGGGCAAGATCGTGCTGATATGGAACAATCGCCTGACCGAAGGAACGCCATTCCGGGAAGAATATGATCGATTCTTACATACGTTTGGTACGGATTATAAGACGGTAACGCAGAAAAATATTACGCCGGATGCATTGGGGGCGTTTTTCGAAGCAGGAGACATGCAGATCGGTACATTTCCGAATCATCAGCGATTTGATCTAGAAGGGCTCGCAGGACGCGTGTTGTCTTCATCGTACATTCCAGTCCCTGGGGATCCAAGCTATGAAGCGATGATGGATGCGCTGCGTGCATTGTTTGAGCGGAATGCTGAGAACGGAAAAGTATCTTTCGATTATGAGACGGAAGTGTTCTGGGGTTCTTGA
- a CDS encoding amino acid permease, whose translation MNSIEQKKLRWYNVALIAFVSVWGFGNVVNNYANQGLTVITSWILIIALYFVPYALMVGQMGSTFKEGKGGVSSWIKETMGPTIAFFAAWTYWVVHVPYLAQKPQGILIALGWAFTGTGGLTSKYSPFIIQTACLVVFLIFLWIASYGLASLKRIGTIAGLAVFIMSLLYILLAITAPALTGAKIATANITFKSFIPDFNFAYFTTISMLVFAVGGAEKISPYVNQTRNPAREFPRGMIALAIMVAVCALLGSFSMGLMFDSSNIPADLKMNGQYYAFQILGGYYGLGNGLMILYAIANTLAQISALAFSIDAPLKVLLSDADRRYIPEGLLKTNARGTPVNGYLMTGVLVGILIIIPALGIGNMNSLYNWLLDLNSIVMPLRYLFVFLAFMALMKAADKFKSEYQFVKNKTWGFIIGLWCFIFTAFACIMGMFPKVEAYTSEWYFQFIMNIVTACLLIALGLILPQIAKMTRR comes from the coding sequence ATGAATAGCATCGAACAGAAAAAGCTTCGCTGGTACAACGTCGCCCTAATCGCCTTCGTGTCGGTATGGGGGTTCGGGAACGTCGTCAACAACTATGCGAACCAAGGATTAACGGTTATTACATCATGGATTCTGATCATTGCGTTATATTTCGTGCCTTATGCGCTAATGGTCGGTCAGATGGGTTCTACTTTCAAAGAAGGAAAAGGCGGCGTCAGCAGCTGGATTAAGGAAACGATGGGCCCTACCATCGCTTTTTTCGCAGCATGGACGTACTGGGTGGTTCACGTGCCTTATTTGGCTCAGAAGCCGCAAGGGATTCTTATCGCATTGGGCTGGGCATTTACGGGGACGGGCGGATTGACATCGAAATATTCCCCCTTCATTATTCAGACGGCTTGTCTTGTCGTCTTTCTTATATTTTTATGGATTGCGTCGTACGGGCTAGCTTCCCTGAAGCGAATCGGTACTATTGCGGGACTTGCGGTCTTCATTATGTCCCTGCTGTACATCTTGCTGGCGATTACGGCTCCGGCTCTAACGGGTGCGAAAATCGCTACGGCGAATATTACGTTCAAATCGTTCATCCCGGACTTTAACTTCGCCTACTTCACGACGATCTCCATGCTCGTCTTCGCGGTCGGCGGTGCGGAGAAAATCTCTCCGTACGTCAATCAGACACGTAATCCGGCGCGTGAATTTCCGCGGGGGATGATTGCGCTCGCGATCATGGTTGCCGTCTGCGCCTTGCTCGGTTCCTTCTCGATGGGGTTGATGTTCGATTCGAGCAACATTCCAGCCGATCTGAAGATGAACGGACAATATTACGCCTTTCAGATTCTTGGCGGATATTACGGCTTAGGCAATGGATTGATGATCCTGTATGCGATTGCGAACACGCTTGCTCAGATCTCAGCACTTGCCTTCTCGATCGATGCGCCGCTCAAAGTACTATTAAGCGACGCGGACCGGAGGTATATTCCGGAAGGCTTACTGAAGACGAACGCTCGCGGCACACCGGTGAACGGCTACCTAATGACGGGGGTCCTGGTCGGTATTCTAATTATTATTCCAGCCTTAGGCATCGGTAATATGAATTCGCTATATAACTGGCTGTTGGATCTCAACTCCATCGTCATGCCGCTTCGTTACTTATTCGTCTTCCTTGCTTTCATGGCGCTCATGAAAGCGGCGGACAAATTCAAGTCGGAATACCAATTCGTCAAAAATAAAACATGGGGTTTCATCATTGGTCTCTGGTGTTTCATCTTCACGGCTTTCGCCTGTATTATGGGGATGTTCCCGAAGGTCGAAGCTTACACTAGCGAATGGTACTTCCAGTTCATCATGAACATTGTGACGGCTTGTCTCTTGATCGCGTTAGGATTGATCCTCCCGCAGATTGCGAAGATGACCCGTCGATAA
- a CDS encoding MFS transporter, whose protein sequence is MIFGQTLSNLADVMATITIVTLMYHISNSVTYTALVPLVRMISQSVSGLASPLLLDRYPLTFLLKSSQFLQFILFCIIGWYAWQSLSPGTLWIMLLLIMFWAFLDGWTSPATSALIPRLLDNSDHVMKANGIFGTSNQIVQLAGWAGGAIVFNWLGGTYTLLSIAVMYFLAFLMTSLVHEPKLKQAKKSTSDEDEASVPKAGAWQRLREGWLIIWSRPALRSLAIMDFLEGLAGSVWAGAFLLAYVKTVLNKDETWWGYINVSYFIGAIVGGLCIVAISSWLNRNRFGAMMIGMMGYGVLTMVFGYMTSAWIALALALFMGPLVEMRTVAVTTIRQLSVEEELLPKVLAAMSTLNTFIFGISVVVLGVLSDLFGIAAIYVICGLLSLVATGIGYLYRQSFKELQPNAVMPMNRSL, encoded by the coding sequence TTGATATTCGGACAGACGTTGTCCAATCTAGCAGATGTGATGGCAACGATCACAATCGTAACCCTCATGTATCATATTAGTAATTCGGTGACGTATACGGCGCTTGTTCCACTCGTGAGAATGATTAGCCAGAGTGTTAGCGGGCTCGCTTCTCCGCTCTTGCTGGATCGTTATCCATTAACGTTCTTACTCAAAAGCTCGCAATTCCTACAGTTCATTTTGTTCTGCATCATCGGTTGGTATGCATGGCAATCGCTAAGTCCTGGCACGCTCTGGATAATGCTCCTGCTGATCATGTTCTGGGCCTTCCTGGACGGTTGGACTTCGCCCGCAACTAGTGCCCTGATTCCAAGACTTCTCGACAACTCGGATCACGTCATGAAGGCGAACGGTATTTTCGGAACCTCCAATCAAATTGTTCAGCTCGCGGGCTGGGCTGGAGGAGCGATTGTATTCAATTGGCTCGGCGGGACGTACACGCTCCTCAGCATTGCCGTTATGTATTTCCTCGCGTTCCTGATGACTTCGTTGGTGCATGAGCCGAAGCTGAAGCAAGCGAAGAAATCGACGTCAGATGAAGATGAGGCGTCCGTACCTAAAGCCGGTGCATGGCAGCGTCTTCGCGAGGGATGGCTGATCATCTGGTCGCGTCCGGCGCTTCGTTCGCTCGCGATTATGGATTTCTTAGAAGGGTTAGCGGGCTCGGTCTGGGCTGGCGCCTTCTTGCTCGCTTATGTGAAGACGGTGCTGAATAAAGACGAGACATGGTGGGGCTATATCAATGTCTCGTACTTTATCGGAGCCATTGTCGGCGGCTTATGTATCGTCGCGATCAGCTCGTGGCTTAATCGCAATCGATTCGGCGCCATGATGATTGGGATGATGGGCTATGGTGTGCTGACCATGGTTTTCGGGTATATGACGAGCGCTTGGATTGCGCTGGCGCTCGCTTTATTCATGGGGCCGCTGGTTGAGATGCGTACGGTAGCCGTTACGACGATAAGGCAGCTGAGCGTGGAGGAGGAGCTGCTGCCGAAGGTGCTCGCAGCGATGTCTACGCTCAATACGTTTATCTTTGGTATTTCGGTGGTGGTGCTGGGGGTTCTATCGGATCTGTTCGGCATCGCAGCGATCTATGTCATTTGTGGGTTACTAAGTTTAGTCGCGACGGGTATTGGTTACTTGTATCGTCAATCGTTCAAGGAACTTCAGCCAAACGCCGTCATGCCAATGAATCGGTCCTTATAG
- a CDS encoding transglutaminase domain-containing protein, producing MFKILLVSTLSFAVVEVINNPVTAAVDTPTVNSMEGLTKEIYQSMLNRETVMTYSIHDSVSKTKLEKALQDAMAMDPYVQFMVRQYSYQYKSSLLSSSITIYMDYREDADQTAYVTSKVKAVLPTIINKNMNAHEKVKAIHDWVVLNLAYDTSLKNDTAYLGLKEGKTVCQGYALLTYRMLKEAGITNRIAEGKAGGQLHAWNVVNLDGKWYHLDTTWDDPVPDQKGKVSYHYYLRTDKQLRVDHQWTKVYPAATESYDKTVEQLKKNDAGRSAFYTKLETELNYIYLKSENIVTSVSGLSTKIEQAVRAGDSTVKVRYTRKTTLADDLGKALQEISGFHGSIRYSYRDFENTGDILLEITLK from the coding sequence ATGTTCAAGATATTGTTGGTAAGCACACTAAGTTTTGCTGTGGTAGAAGTCATTAATAATCCTGTTACAGCGGCGGTGGATACACCTACGGTGAATTCAATGGAAGGGCTCACAAAAGAAATTTATCAGTCGATGTTGAATCGCGAGACCGTCATGACCTATTCCATCCATGACAGTGTATCAAAGACCAAGCTAGAGAAGGCACTGCAGGATGCGATGGCTATGGATCCTTACGTTCAGTTCATGGTTCGTCAATATTCCTATCAATACAAGAGTTCGCTATTATCCTCGAGCATTACGATTTATATGGACTACCGCGAAGACGCGGATCAGACCGCGTACGTGACAAGTAAGGTGAAGGCAGTACTGCCTACCATCATTAACAAGAATATGAATGCGCATGAGAAGGTCAAAGCGATTCATGACTGGGTTGTTCTGAATTTAGCTTATGACACATCACTTAAGAATGATACGGCGTATCTCGGCCTGAAGGAAGGCAAGACGGTCTGCCAAGGTTATGCCTTGCTAACGTACCGGATGCTGAAGGAAGCAGGCATTACGAATCGAATCGCCGAAGGAAAAGCCGGAGGACAGCTGCATGCTTGGAATGTCGTAAACTTGGATGGCAAGTGGTACCATTTGGATACGACGTGGGATGATCCCGTCCCGGATCAGAAGGGCAAAGTCAGCTATCATTATTATTTGCGCACAGATAAGCAGCTTCGCGTAGATCATCAGTGGACGAAGGTTTATCCTGCAGCAACGGAATCCTACGATAAGACAGTAGAGCAGCTGAAGAAGAATGATGCAGGCCGTTCTGCGTTTTACACAAAGTTAGAGACAGAGCTTAATTATATTTACCTCAAGTCTGAAAATATTGTCACGTCCGTATCTGGGTTATCGACGAAAATCGAGCAGGCGGTGCGCGCAGGCGATTCAACGGTGAAGGTGCGCTATACGCGCAAGACAACACTGGCCGATGATCTGGGCAAAGCTCTGCAAGAGATTAGCGGGTTCCATGGATCCATTCGATACAGCTATCGCGATTTTGAAAATACGGGCGATATTCTGCTTGAAATTACTCTGAAATAA